One genomic region from Prionailurus bengalensis isolate Pbe53 chromosome C1, Fcat_Pben_1.1_paternal_pri, whole genome shotgun sequence encodes:
- the TEX46 gene encoding testis-expressed protein 46: protein MLGELMLLFRNLHGTLASSGTIGALVAWLISYKPALFGFLFLLLLLSNWLVKHEVQPTPLEPQQEEAEKPKPPEAKPNSCVMNTKEVERLHACFALQEKVLERLMFSEMKLKVLENQMFAVWNRMNRHRRSSRQRTFPMRKHRLRRHDSIFSIISDCTSNSP, encoded by the exons ATGTTGGGGGAACTAATGCTTCTTTTTAGGAATCTCCATGGGACACTTGCTTCCTCGGGCACCATAGGAGCATTGGTGGCTTGGCTGATCAGCTATAAGCCAGCCTTGTTTGGGTTCCTATTCCTTCTGCTGTTGCTTAGCAACTGGTTGGTCAAGCATGAAGTCCAGCCCACCCCCCTAGAGCCCCAGCAG gaagaggcagagaaacctAAGCCACCTGAAGCGAAACCCAACAGCTGCGTCATGAACACAAAAGAAGTCGAGAGACTACATGCCTGCTTTGCCCTCCAGGAAAAGGTCCTTGAACGGCTTATGTTCAGCGAAATGAAGCTGAAGGTCTTAGAAAATCAGATGTTCGCTGTATGGAATAGAATGAATCGCCACAGGAGGTCAAGCCGGCAGCGGACTTTTCCCATGAGGAAACACAGACTGAGGAGGCACGACTCAATTTTCTCCATCATCTCTGATTGTACTTCGAATTCCCCTTAA